The genomic DNA AAAACAAGCGTTTAGCGAGTTTTTCGGGGAGAGGCTTACCGGCACCGATCGACCGGCCGGGATTTGACTCGAGAACTCCCCTCCCCGAACATCGCTCCGCTCGTTCGACCCTCCCCTACAAACTGCGTTTGGGGGGGGTGAAGTCAGTTGTTAGGATCCCCTCATCTGCACCCGCCTGGCGAAGCTGGGAGGGTCGAAAAACAAGCGTTTAGCGAGTTTTTCGGGGAGGGCTTACTTTCATGACCAAGCGTCGTGGCTTTACCTCTCGGACTCCCCTCCCCGAACTTTGCTCCGCTCGTTCGACCCTCCCCTACAAACTGCGTTTGGGGGAGGGTGAAGTGTCGCCGCTTATTTAACCGGAGTGAAGTCGGACTGGAAGTAGGCCGACAGATCGATTATCTGTTGGTGCGTTAAGTCGTCCAGTAGTCCTTCGGGCATCAGCGAAACTCCGGTCGCCGTGATCTCTTCGATGTCGTCTTTGGCGAGCGTGATCTTTTCTTTTGGCGTCTGCAGAACCACGCGTTGGTCATCCTGCGATTCGATCACGCCGGCCAATACACGTCCGTCGATCGTTTCGATCGTGCTCATCTTGTAAGCCATCGGGACCAGCGTATTCGGCGAGATCACGTTTTCCAGGAAGTATTCGACGCTCTTGCGTTGACCGCCGGTCAGGTCGGGACCGATCGTGCCTCCTTCGTTTAACAGCTTATGACAGGTCGCACACTTCTGCACAAAGACCTGCTTGCCCGCGTGCAGGTCCGCCCCCGCGATCGCGTCTTCGGTCAGCATCCGCTTCATCTGGTCGATCTGGCGGTTCCGTGTCGCGTCGGTTGCGGTGACCGTGCCGTAGATCTTGCGGAGCTGATCTTGGACGGCTTCGTCTTTCAGGCGACTCAATTGTCCAACGGCGAACGTCGTCAGGACCGTTTCGGGAACCTGCTTGTTTTCGATCGCACTCAACAGTCGTTTGGCGTAGCTGTTCCGCGTGACCATCGCATCGATCAATGCGGTCTGTTGGTCGGCGGGCAGGTTGCCAAAGTCGGCGATCAGCTCCGCGGCGGTGTCAGGAAGTTCGACGTTGCCCAGGGCGCGAAGGGCTTGCGTGCGCAGCGACTGCAGTTCCAGTCCCTGCTGGACGACGGCGGCGGTGTCAGCGTCGGAATACTGGACCAACAAGTCGAAGGCGTTTTGAGCGTCTTCTGCTTCGCCAGTCAGCGCGTCGGCCAGTTGTTTGCGGGCCGAAGCGTCGCCAAAAATGAGCGCCAGTTCATAGCCAAGTCGATTGCTTCGAATCGATCCATCCAGCAAGCTGTCACGCGCTTCGGACCAAGCTTGCGGGGCGTCGATCGAACGTCCTCGCAGCGCTTCCAGCAGTCCCGAGATCAGCGATTCTCTGGAAGCCGGTGGGCACTGGGCCGATGCGGCGACGGTCAGAACGAGATCGTGCGCGTCGATCGCTGCCAGTTTTTGCGAGATGCAGTGGGCCAAAATCGGTGGCTCAAAGGCTGCGTATTGTTGGCTCAGAGCCTGGATCGCCGCGGGATCCTGCTGCAACGTTTCGGCGTTGAATCGCGGTTCGATCGCATACCACATCAACTGCAGCAACCGCTTGCGGAGCTTTTCGTCGGCGATGTTCGCAACCAGTTCGGGCGTGATGTTTTCGATCGAGACATCGTCGCGACGGATCGCGGCGGCAACTTGTTCTTGCAGCAGCAAGCCTGCGGATTGGTTGGCGGTTTGGATCGTCCCGGCGGCGATCGAAGCATCTTCGCTCGCCAGTCGCGTCGCCCAGGCTTGTAAGTTGATGTCGCCGCGAGCCGCCTCTTGCAGGATCGATGGATCGGCGAGACCACAGGCGGCGGTCAGCCACAGCATCCGCAGCTTGAGCCGCGAATTTTCGAGGGGCACATCGCGATAGGCTTGGACGATTTTCGATGCCAGTTGTTTGTTGTCGGGCTGTGTGGCAACGCGATGTTGCAGCACGCGCCGGGCGGTCTGCATGAACCAGGCGTTTTCATGGTTCTGCAGTTCCAGCAGTTGATCGTCCGGCAGAGCGTTCAGGTCGCCCGACCATTGCCGTGGCGTGCCGTAAGCGATCTTGAAGATCCGCCCGGTCTCGACGTGGATGTCGACGAAGTCGTGACACTCGCCGGTGTCGTTCCAGTCGAGGACGTAAACGGTTCCGTCGGGGCCGTATTTCATTTCGACGCCGCGGAAGAAGGGATCGACCGATTGCATGAAGTCGGCGTCGTGGCTGGCGACGTATCCGTCGGGCGATGCGACCAACCGATCGCAATTCATTCGCCGCCCGTGGATGTTGATCGTGTACAGTTTGTCGCGATACTTCTCCGGCCAGTTGTCCCCTTGGTAGATCATCGCGCCGCAGTGGGCGTGTCCGCCGCCGGCGTCGTCATGTTTGCCGCCGATCGAAACGTTCCAATAGCCGCCGGCCCAGTGGATGTGGTCGGCGCAAGAATCCATCAGAGTGAAGGTGTAGGGATTCAGGTCGTTGCCAAACATGCGTTTGAAGCGAGCCCCGGGAATCGCATGGAAGACGTGTTCGATCACACAGTTGGTGAAGAAGGCTTGGCCGACTGAATTCCAGTCGATGCCCCACGGGTTGGTGCTCCCCGCGCTGTAGGGTTCGAAGACTTTTTGAGTCGGGTGGAATCGCCAAACGCCGCAGGTCATCGGTACCGGTGGTTGATCCGGTTTGGCAGGGTTGGTGACTTGGCTGACATCGAGGATGCCATGCATGCCGTACAGCCAGCCATCGGGTCCCCAATGCAAGCCGTTGAAAACGTTGTGCTTCATCTTCAGCGAGAAGCCCGACAGCAGAGTTTCCGCGGGGCCATCGGGAACGTCGTCGCCGTCGGCATCGGGGATGAAGATCAGGTCGGGCGAGCTGCAAAGATAGACGCCGCCAAATCCGACTTCGATGCCCGAAAGATTGCGACCGTTGTCCAGGAAGACGGTTCGCCGATCGTGGCGTCCGTCGCCGTCGGTGTCTTCAAAAATCAGGACACGATCTTTGCCCTCGTCGACGCCGATGTCCTGCCAATCGGGATAAGAGGTGCACTCGACGACCCACAGCCGTCCACGCGTGTCGATCGTCATTGCGATCGGTTGCACGACGTCCGGTTCCGCTGCGAAAACCGTGGCACCAAAGCCGTCGGGCAGCTTCATTTCGGCAGCGGCTTGTTGAGCGGGCATCGCGGCGGGGGCTGTCTCTTGCCCCGCAGCGATCGCATGGAAACTGAGGATGAATACGAGGGGTAGGAGCCGAGTCAACGTGGTGTTCCTTCGAATGTGCCGCAGCGGGCGGGGGCCGATGTTGGGGAGGTCGGCCATTGTAACTGCGGCATATGCGAAAGTCAGTAACTTGCAATCTTTTGCCCGTTACGATCCAACAGCACATAAGTACGGCGAGCGGGTCCCGTCGAAGCCTTAGCCGCCTGTGGCTGCGGCTGCGGTTCGGACCAGCTTTCGTAGGCGTTCTGCGGTTCGCCGGCCATTGCTTCGCGTTGCACCATCGCCAGTTCGGCGCGGGCGGCAAAATAAGCGAAGATCGCAATAAAGATCAGCATCCCGTCGGTGAACAATCCGACCACGCCCATCCCGATCGCAAGCACTTGCCCGACGGACGCCGCGATCTGCGTCGCGCGAACGTAGGGGAAGAACGCGCCCAGGAAGGCTCGGAAGACGCGCCCACCATCCATCGGGAAGACCGGCAGCATGTTGAAGACGATCAGGGCGATGTTGATGTAGATCATGCTCATCAGGAACGTACTGGCGATCGATCCGCTGGCCAACAACAGCAGCGGCACCAGCAGCGCGGCGATGACAAGATTCACGGCAGGTCCAGCCAGCGCGATCGCACCTTCGGCCAACGGGCTACGGGGCATGCGGTCCAGTCGAGCGACACCGCCGATCGGATAGAGCGTGATGTCGCGAGTGCCCACGCCAAACAGACGCGCCATCATCGCGTGCCCCAGTTCGTGCAACAGGACACATCCAAAGACCGAGAAGAGGATTGCCAGGCGCATCGCCAGCGATCCGTCGGGCATCGCGGTTAAAAGAACAAATAAAGGGAGCAACCAAAACGTCCCATGGACGTTGATCGGGATGCCAGCAACAGTGCCAAGTTTCCAGTTGAACATATCGGTAACGAGCCTCCTGCGACTCGGGGATTTTCTAATCCGCAGCGTTAATCCGCCGCGACATAATGCTAATTCGCTGGCTGAATGTCGATCTTGGCGTTGCCTGGGCAACCCCTTTGTCAGTTTAGGTCGGTCGCGACAAAACTGGCACATTCAACCACGAATGCACAGCAGATGCATAAATCGCGCCAAACGCGACAGAACCGAGCTCAATCTTTGCTGCGAGTGAACCAGAGCAGGATCCGGTCCCCCAGAGTGGGCAGCAGATGGCCGATCGCGATGATCGGCCGCAGGTAGCCGGGCAGCAGCACATCGGTCGATCGTTTGCGGCAGGCTTTGAGGATCCGGTCGGCCACATAAATAGGATCGAGTCCTTTGACTCGCGCTCCGCCGGCGGGGCGATTCGCACTCTCGGGCAGATCGTCGCCGACGCGGTCCTTGTAGCGATGCCCCGCGTCGTCGCGGCGGATCGGACCGGGGGAGATGAGGATCACGTTCACCCCCAGGATTCGCGACTCCAATCGCAACTGCTGCGTGATCGCAGCCAATGCGTGTTTCGCCGCAGCGTAGCCACCGAGATATCGCGGCGCGACTTTGGCGGCTAACGATCCGATGTTGACGATCTGTCCGCCCGATTGAGCCAGCAGGAGCAAGGCGGCTTGCGAGCAGTTCAGCGCGGAGAATACGTTGGCGTTAAACAAGTCGTTCAGCCGGGCTGCGCCCAGGGCCTGGATCAGTCCCCGATCGCTGAGCCCGACGTTGTTGACTAACACATCCAATCGCCCGAACTGCTGCTGGACATCGTCGATCAGCCGATCGACTTGCTGGCGATCAATCACATCGCAGACCATCGCCACGATCCGCGTATCGCCAGCGATTTGGGAGGCGGCCGTTTCGGTTCGCTCGCGATCTCGTCCGACGATCACCACATCATAACCGGCGGTAGCAAAGCGTTGGGCGATAGCAAAGCCAAGGCCTGTGGAAGCACCGGTGACGAGGGCGACTTGGCGATTCGAAGGAGCTGAATTCATGTTGAGCTTGGTCGAAGGAACGGTGGATGTTGCCGGCGGGCTGGAGTGGCGTTAACAACTGGTAGAAGCGGGGAGCGGTGTTAGATGTCAGGCAGGCGGGAAATAAGTTCTGCTGTGTCGGCTCCTCGACTCGAAATATGACGCACACTAGAGGTAGGGCTCGAAAGCTTCGGAGCGTTAGTTTTCGAAGAAACCGAGGCAATTCGCTCGTTTTTTCGTCTCGCGTGCCAGCATTTTTAGGGCTCTCGGCCATCCCAAACCGTCTGAGCAGTGTAATCCACATAACCGCAAGCCGCCATTTGCGTCACTCATCTAAGCAGAACTCATGTCAACAGATCAAGCACTTGCCGCGGAAATCGGATACCTTAGCCAAGTAACTTCAAGCACCACTGGCAGGCCGATGAAACCGCAAGCTTACGTCAACGAAATCGGATTCTTTGGTAATCAAAATCCTGATCACGGATCGAAAGGCAAGCAGATGTCGCGACCGACCCCGGATGAACCTTGTACCAAAATTGTGGCGACGATTGGGCCAGCGTGCTCGAGCGTCGACCAGCTGGCGAATCTGATCCAGCACGGCGTCGCTGTGTTCCGGATCAATTCGGCCCACGGGTCGCGTGCGTCGCATCAGGAGACGCTGGACAACGTGCGGAAGGCTTCGCTGCAGGTCGGCTTTCCCGTCGGCGTGCTGTACGATCTCGCCGGGCCTAAGATTCGCTTGGGCACCTTGGCGTGCGATCCCTATCAATGCGAGACCGGTTCGCAGGTGACGCTGATTCGCGGCGAACAGTCGACTGTCGATAGCGAACTGACCAGCAACTACGACAAATTACTCGACGAACTGCAGGCGGGCGACAGCGTGATGCTGGCCGACGGCAATGTCTCGCTGCAAGTCGCGTCGGTCACCGCCGATCGCGTCGTCTGCGATGTCTTGGCGGGCGGAACGATCCGCAGTCGCCAGGGAATCAATCTGCCGGGAGTGAAGTTGAGCATTTCGGCGATGCGTCGCCAGGATGTCGACAACGCGATCTGGGCCGCTCAAGAAGGCGTCGACTTCATCAGCCTCAGCTTCGTCCGCACCGCTGGCGACGTCGAATCGCTGAAGAACTTGATCAGCACCTACGAATCGAAGGCGATGGTGATCGCCAAGATCGAAAAACGCGAGGCGATGGAAGATCTCGAAGCGATCGTCGAAGCTTCCGACGGCGTGATGGTCGCTCGTGGCGATCTGGGCGTGGAGATCGACGTCGCCGAGACGCCTGTCGCACAGAAACGGATTATTCGCGTCTGCCGCGACAAGCTGAAGCCGGTGATCGTCGCGACGCAGATGCTCGAGTCGATGCACCATTCGCCTCGCCCCACCCGAGCCGAAGCGAGCGACGTCGCCAATGCGATTCTCGACGGTGCCGACGCTTGCATGCTGAGCGGTGAGACGGCGATCGGCGAATATCCGGTCGAAGCTGTCGACATGATGTTCCGGATTCAGCAGCATACCGAACGCGAGTTGGTTGGAGCTTCGAAAACCCTGATCAAAACGATCGATCGGGCTCATCCGATCACGTCGGCTGTCGCCTACGGTGCGACTCAGATCGCGGAATCGATCGAAGCCAAGATGCTGGTCGTGGTCACGCGCACCGGCGGTACCGCTTGGGTGAAAAGCAAGTTGCGGAGTCTGATTCCGACGCTGGGAGTCAGCGACAACGAAGATACGCTGCGACGGATGAGCCTGTTTTGGGGGATCAAGCCGCTGCGAGTAAGCCAGTTGGACGATACCGAACAACTGTTTTCGGAAGTCAGCCGCTGGGGCTGCCGGGAAGGCCATCTTGTCGCTGGGGACCGGTTGGTCTTCGTGACCGGAACCGGGGTAATGGACAATGCCCACAACCTGGTTGTCGTCCACAAAGTCACCTCCTGCGATAACAAAGCCGCTCAATAGCCATCGGCTGGCTGGCCAATACGCCATCGCCGCCGCGGCATTTCTGGCATCTCAAACTGCCCGACCGGAAGGCTCATTTTTCGGTCGGGCTTCTTCGTGTGGGGTGTTCTGAGTACCTCTTCGGATGCGGTTTTGGGTCGGATGGGATTCGCTTGGCTAGCAATTCTTTTCACTCGGCGATCGCCTCGCCGGCTCATTTGGGGCGATTCTGCGCGAAATAGCGTGCGAATGTCGTCGTATTGACAACACGTCGAGCCTTTACGATCCTAAAGCGGTTCTTATAGAATACGTGGCTTCGTACACCTGACTGGGGATCGTTCTGCATGTTTGAATCGCTGTCCGACGGACTGCAATCCGCCTTCAAGAGCTTGCGTGGTAAAGGCAAGCTCACCGAGGCGAACATGCGCGATGGGCTGAAGCTGGTCGAGCAGTCGATGCTCGAAGCGGATGTCAGCTATTCGGTTGTCCAGTCGTTCATGCAGCATGTGACCGAAAAGGCAACCGGTCGTCGCGTGCTGATGAGCCTGCGACCGGGCGAAGAACTGGTCAAGATCGTCTATGACGAGCTGGTCGATATTCTGGGGCCTGTCGATTCCTCGCTGCATCTCAAGGGCGACGGCATCACGGTCATCATGATGTGCGGCCTGCAGGGTAGCGGTAAAACGACGACTTGCGGAAAGTTGTCTCAGCTGCTGAAAGAAGAGAACATCAAGCCGTTGTTGGTCGCGGCCGACCTGCAACGCCCCGCTGCGATCGAGCAATTGCGGGTGATCGGGCGTCAGTTGGACGTGCCGGTTTATGCCGAAGATGGTGCCAGCGATCCGGTTAAGGTCTGCCAAGCGGGCGTTAAGCAAGCTCAACAGCAGGGCGCGCGAGTCGTCATCTTGGATACGGCCGGTCGGTTGGCGATCGACAAAGAGTTAATGGATCAATTGGCGCGGATCGACAAACGCGTCAAGCCGGACCAGGTTTATCTGGTCGTCGACGGCATGACCGGACAGGATGCTGTCAACAGTGCAGGTGCTTTTAATGAAGCTCTGGAGCTGGATGGCGTCGTGATGACGAAGCTCGATGGCGACGCCCGCGGCGGCGCGTTGTTGAGTGTAAAGCATGTCACGGGCGTGCCGATCAAGTTCATTGGTACGGGTGAGCATTTTGACGCGTTGGAGCCGTTTCGTCCCGAGGGGATGACCGGACGGATCCTGCAGATGGGCGACATGGTCGCCGCGGCGCGGGAGGCTCATCGGATCGTTGACGAAAGTCAGCGCGAAGAACTTGAAGAGAAGATGAAGTCGGGCGAGATGACGCTCGATGATTTTAAAGGCTTGATGGAGAAGGTCGCCAAGCCGGGGCTGATGGGCAAGATGATGGGTTTGATGCCTGGCATGGGCCAGCTGAAAGACCTGATGAACAGCGAAGAAGCCGCTGGCGGGATCAAACAGACGATCGGTGCGATCAACAGTATGACGCTGGAAGAGCGTCGCAATCCAAAAATTATTGATATCTCGCGTCGGACCCGGATCGCCAAAGGTGCTGGGGTTCAGGCGTCTGCGATCACGCAATTGGTTAAGCAGTTCGAGCAGATGAAGCCGATCATGCAAGCAATGGCGGGTGGCGGCGTAGGGGATCGGATGCAATTGATGCGTCAGCTGCAATCAAGCGGTGCATTGGATGGGTCCAATCCAGGGGCGTTGAAGATGAAAAAGTCGACTGGGAAGCGGTTGTCGGCCGCCGAACGGGCGAAACAGAAGAAGCAGCGTGAAAAAGAGCTGCGGAAATTGAGACGATCGAAGTGATTGCAATGATTAAGCTGTCACTCGGGATCGATTACGCGTAAAAATGCGTTTGAAAATTCAGAGTGATCCTCGCTGACCAATCAGCCGTTTGATACATAGATACGATTAAAAGACCACTACCTGGAGAAAACCACGTGGCAGTTCGAATCCGAATGAAGAAGATGGGCCGTGCCCACCGACCGTTTTACCGCTTGTGCGCCGTCGACCAACGTAACCCTCGCGATGGCAAGGTTATCGAAGAACTGGGCTACTACGACACCAGCATCCCTGAAACCGATGCCCGTGCGATCCTCAAGGGCGAACGCATCAACTACTGGTTGGGTGTTGGCGCTCAAGCTAGCGACAAGTGCCAAATCTTGATCAAGAAGTACGGCGCCGAAGGGACTCACCTGGAAAAGCAACGCGAAGCTTTGCAACGTTTGCAAGCCGGTCGTCCGGTTCCAGCGCCAAAGCCAGCCAAGCCAAAGGCGGAAGCTGAAGCTCCGGCCGCTGAAGCCGCACCTGCGGAAGCAGCTAGCGAATAATAGAATGCGCTTTGATGTCGTGACCTTGTTCCCGGCGATCTTCGATGGCTATTTAACACAGAGCTTGTTAAATAAGGCGATCGAAAATCAGCTGGTCCAGATTCATTGCCACAACTTGCGCGATTGGTCGACCGACGAGAAGCACCATAAAATTGATGATCGTCCCTTTGGCGGCGGCCCTGGAATGTTGATCCAGGCACCTCCGGTGGTCGATTGTGTAGAAGAGATCGAAAGCAAAGAAGATCGCCCCGCCCGGCGAATTCTGCTTTCACCTCAAGGCCGTCGCTTTGATCAGCAGTTGGCCGAAGAGTTGGCGACCGAACCGCGGCTGATGTTGCTGTGCGGCCGCTACGAAGGGTTCGATCAACGAGTGATCGATATCCTGGAACCCGAGGAACTGAGCGTTGGTGACTTTGTGCTCAATGGTGGCGAAGTCGCTGCGATGGTTGTCATCGACGCGGTGGTCCGATTGTTGCCAGGTGTGTTAGGAGATGAGTTTAGTAGCTTTGACGATTCGTTCTCACGCGGGAATCGAATGTTGGAGTTCCCGCAGTACACTCGACCGAGAGAATTTCGGGGCCACGAAGTGCCCGAG from Rosistilla oblonga includes the following:
- the pyk gene encoding pyruvate kinase; amino-acid sequence: MSTDQALAAEIGYLSQVTSSTTGRPMKPQAYVNEIGFFGNQNPDHGSKGKQMSRPTPDEPCTKIVATIGPACSSVDQLANLIQHGVAVFRINSAHGSRASHQETLDNVRKASLQVGFPVGVLYDLAGPKIRLGTLACDPYQCETGSQVTLIRGEQSTVDSELTSNYDKLLDELQAGDSVMLADGNVSLQVASVTADRVVCDVLAGGTIRSRQGINLPGVKLSISAMRRQDVDNAIWAAQEGVDFISLSFVRTAGDVESLKNLISTYESKAMVIAKIEKREAMEDLEAIVEASDGVMVARGDLGVEIDVAETPVAQKRIIRVCRDKLKPVIVATQMLESMHHSPRPTRAEASDVANAILDGADACMLSGETAIGEYPVEAVDMMFRIQQHTERELVGASKTLIKTIDRAHPITSAVAYGATQIAESIEAKMLVVVTRTGGTAWVKSKLRSLIPTLGVSDNEDTLRRMSLFWGIKPLRVSQLDDTEQLFSEVSRWGCREGHLVAGDRLVFVTGTGVMDNAHNLVVVHKVTSCDNKAAQ
- the rpsP gene encoding 30S ribosomal protein S16 — its product is MAVRIRMKKMGRAHRPFYRLCAVDQRNPRDGKVIEELGYYDTSIPETDARAILKGERINYWLGVGAQASDKCQILIKKYGAEGTHLEKQREALQRLQAGRPVPAPKPAKPKAEAEAPAAEAAPAEAASE
- a CDS encoding site-2 protease family protein, which encodes MFNWKLGTVAGIPINVHGTFWLLPLFVLLTAMPDGSLAMRLAILFSVFGCVLLHELGHAMMARLFGVGTRDITLYPIGGVARLDRMPRSPLAEGAIALAGPAVNLVIAALLVPLLLLASGSIASTFLMSMIYINIALIVFNMLPVFPMDGGRVFRAFLGAFFPYVRATQIAASVGQVLAIGMGVVGLFTDGMLIFIAIFAYFAARAELAMVQREAMAGEPQNAYESWSEPQPQPQAAKASTGPARRTYVLLDRNGQKIASY
- the trmD gene encoding tRNA (guanosine(37)-N1)-methyltransferase TrmD gives rise to the protein MRFDVVTLFPAIFDGYLTQSLLNKAIENQLVQIHCHNLRDWSTDEKHHKIDDRPFGGGPGMLIQAPPVVDCVEEIESKEDRPARRILLSPQGRRFDQQLAEELATEPRLMLLCGRYEGFDQRVIDILEPEELSVGDFVLNGGEVAAMVVIDAVVRLLPGVLGDEFSSFDDSFSRGNRMLEFPQYTRPREFRGHEVPEVLLGGNHQQIAAWRADQIQKRTAERRSDLL
- the ffh gene encoding signal recognition particle protein; this translates as MFESLSDGLQSAFKSLRGKGKLTEANMRDGLKLVEQSMLEADVSYSVVQSFMQHVTEKATGRRVLMSLRPGEELVKIVYDELVDILGPVDSSLHLKGDGITVIMMCGLQGSGKTTTCGKLSQLLKEENIKPLLVAADLQRPAAIEQLRVIGRQLDVPVYAEDGASDPVKVCQAGVKQAQQQGARVVILDTAGRLAIDKELMDQLARIDKRVKPDQVYLVVDGMTGQDAVNSAGAFNEALELDGVVMTKLDGDARGGALLSVKHVTGVPIKFIGTGEHFDALEPFRPEGMTGRILQMGDMVAAAREAHRIVDESQREELEEKMKSGEMTLDDFKGLMEKVAKPGLMGKMMGLMPGMGQLKDLMNSEEAAGGIKQTIGAINSMTLEERRNPKIIDISRRTRIAKGAGVQASAITQLVKQFEQMKPIMQAMAGGGVGDRMQLMRQLQSSGALDGSNPGALKMKKSTGKRLSAAERAKQKKQREKELRKLRRSK
- a CDS encoding SDR family NAD(P)-dependent oxidoreductase, yielding MNSAPSNRQVALVTGASTGLGFAIAQRFATAGYDVVIVGRDRERTETAASQIAGDTRIVAMVCDVIDRQQVDRLIDDVQQQFGRLDVLVNNVGLSDRGLIQALGAARLNDLFNANVFSALNCSQAALLLLAQSGGQIVNIGSLAAKVAPRYLGGYAAAKHALAAITQQLRLESRILGVNVILISPGPIRRDDAGHRYKDRVGDDLPESANRPAGGARVKGLDPIYVADRILKACRKRSTDVLLPGYLRPIIAIGHLLPTLGDRILLWFTRSKD
- a CDS encoding PVC-type heme-binding CxxCH protein — translated: MTRLLPLVFILSFHAIAAGQETAPAAMPAQQAAAEMKLPDGFGATVFAAEPDVVQPIAMTIDTRGRLWVVECTSYPDWQDIGVDEGKDRVLIFEDTDGDGRHDRRTVFLDNGRNLSGIEVGFGGVYLCSSPDLIFIPDADGDDVPDGPAETLLSGFSLKMKHNVFNGLHWGPDGWLYGMHGILDVSQVTNPAKPDQPPVPMTCGVWRFHPTQKVFEPYSAGSTNPWGIDWNSVGQAFFTNCVIEHVFHAIPGARFKRMFGNDLNPYTFTLMDSCADHIHWAGGYWNVSIGGKHDDAGGGHAHCGAMIYQGDNWPEKYRDKLYTINIHGRRMNCDRLVASPDGYVASHDADFMQSVDPFFRGVEMKYGPDGTVYVLDWNDTGECHDFVDIHVETGRIFKIAYGTPRQWSGDLNALPDDQLLELQNHENAWFMQTARRVLQHRVATQPDNKQLASKIVQAYRDVPLENSRLKLRMLWLTAACGLADPSILQEAARGDINLQAWATRLASEDASIAAGTIQTANQSAGLLLQEQVAAAIRRDDVSIENITPELVANIADEKLRKRLLQLMWYAIEPRFNAETLQQDPAAIQALSQQYAAFEPPILAHCISQKLAAIDAHDLVLTVAASAQCPPASRESLISGLLEALRGRSIDAPQAWSEARDSLLDGSIRSNRLGYELALIFGDASARKQLADALTGEAEDAQNAFDLLVQYSDADTAAVVQQGLELQSLRTQALRALGNVELPDTAAELIADFGNLPADQQTALIDAMVTRNSYAKRLLSAIENKQVPETVLTTFAVGQLSRLKDEAVQDQLRKIYGTVTATDATRNRQIDQMKRMLTEDAIAGADLHAGKQVFVQKCATCHKLLNEGGTIGPDLTGGQRKSVEYFLENVISPNTLVPMAYKMSTIETIDGRVLAGVIESQDDQRVVLQTPKEKITLAKDDIEEITATGVSLMPEGLLDDLTHQQIIDLSAYFQSDFTPVK